One Cryptococcus neoformans var. grubii H99 chromosome 3, complete sequence genomic region harbors:
- a CDS encoding tRNA-specific adenosine deaminase 3, producing MHKNETTNHPPPEASSSTIHQPLPPDSLQDNPDTHPLNPFGLFIRPHPTRGNGLFSPRLIPAGTVIEESPVLVLTKEQWEQGQMNGTILGEYGFCWSAGGMAIGLGLASLFNHSSRPNVNFIRSPSTKTIRFVTAKSISPGEELCICYTADESKLWFTPARGEEEDNEVMEGESEDEGDGLPGDVDGLVKDVQQANLNSSEPTLQAPRPVHVSSLPSYPSSSSSSPASQHTIPPSSLPAPLHSSGHKASGQRHLSKHRQPATLVDDLSWQEDEWKDEKGRDRVGEGKKAGEDWGEVIRVKGPAERENDGNDRELMQVWILEFSDAKLTKTALNFSKEIWPNDVNERLRHLKRVCRRNEDGKEICRIALCPLDEHSADSLSSLMTAFSPLLSSLTPKSWSVPSSGARTQEQLKWKHHIWPVSFSPAPIIPADSSSWPISRKAWVAAGIKRVLKLAVDAKRNSELPVATFCTSAPPCFWPTMDGFIPPTLNLRASSCDTRISESHPLRHATLNCVASIAHLRTVPPFTDVPPTRNGADYLLTSLSLFISHEPCVMCAMALLHSRVREVFYVFPRKKGGGFEYNEGNEHGEASPVHGHDKGAGTRKDIGEQGGFGIHARRDLNHRFEVWKWDGHVDENVRKELEIDENLQL from the exons ATGCACAAAAATGAGACGACCAACCATCCACCGCCAGAGGCTTCTAGCAGTACTATCCACCAGCCCCTCCCTCCAGACAGCCTGCAAGACAATCCCGATACCCACCCTCTGAACCCCTTCGGTCTCTTTATCCGCCCTCATCCAACGCGAGGCAATGGTCTCTTTTCACCCCGTCTGATTCCAGCGGGCACTGTCATCGAAGAGTCTCCCGTCCTAGTTCTTACCAAGGAGCAATGGGAACAAGGTCAGATGAACGGGACAATTTTGGGAGAATATGGATTTTGCTGGAGTGCGGGAGGGATGGCAATTGGACTTGGATTAG CTTCACTCTTCAATCATTCTTCCAGACCCAACGTTAACTTCATCCGTTCCCCTTCCACCAAAACGATACGATTCGTGACTGCCAAGAGTATATCACCAGGAGAGGAGCTCTGCATTTGTTATACAGCCGATGAGTCCAAGCTTTGGTTTACCCCTGCgagaggggaggaggaagacaaCGAAGtgatggaaggggagagCGAGGACGAAGGCGACGGGTTACCTGGCGACGTCGATGGGCTGGTGAAGGATGTGCAACAAGCAAACTTGAATTCCTCGGAACCAACACTTCAGGCTCCCCGTCCTGTACATGTCTCTTCTTTACCTTCTtacccatcttcctcgtcatcttctcctgcaTCTCAACATACAATTCCTCCCTCGTCTCTCCCTGCCCCTTTACATTCATCGGGGCACAAAGCGTCGGGCCAACGTCACCTTTCAAAGCATCGACAACCGGCTACTCTGGTTGACGATCTTTCTTGGCAGGAAGACGAgtggaaagatgaaaaaggaagggatCGTGTGGGTGAGGGAAAAAAGGCAGGAGAGGATTGGGGCGAGGTTATTCGAGTGAAGGGCCCGGCGGAGCGAGAGAATGACGGAAATGACAGAGAGTTGA TGCAGGTCTGGATATTGGAATTTTCAGATGCGAAGTTGACAAAGACGGCTCTGAA CTTTTCCAAAGAGATTTGGCCCAACGACGTCAATGAACGGTTACGACACCTGAAGAGAGTCTGTAGACGTAATGAAGATGGCAAAG AAATATGCAGAATAGCGCTCTGCCCTCTTGATGAACACTCTGCCGATTCCCTCTCTAGCCTCATGACCGCTTTctcccctcttctttcgtctcTTACGCCTAAATCTTGGTCTGTCCCGTCGTCCGGTGCCCGCACGCAAGAGCAACTCAAATGGAAGCACCATATTTGGCCTGTATCCTTTTCTCCAGCTCCCATAATTCCCGCCGATTCGTCTTCATGGCCAATCTCCCGTAAGGCTTGGGTTGCAGCAGGTATCAAGCGAGTCTTGAAACTGGCAGTCGATGCAAAGCGGAACAGTGAGCTGCCAGTGGCTACTTTTTGTACTTCTGCGCCTCCCTGTTTTTGGCCGACAATGGATGGTTTCATCCCCCCTACCCTCAACCTCCGGGCTTCATCCTGTGATACTCGGATTTCCGAATCTCATCCTTTGCGACATGCGACTCTTAATTGTGTGGCCTCCATTGCCCACCTTCGCACTGTGCCGCCTTTCACAGATGTTCCCCCTACAAGGAACGGAGCGGACTACCTGTTGACAAGTCTGAGCTTGTTCATCAGCCATGAACCTTGTGTAATGTGTGCAATGGCATTATTACATTCTAGAGTTCGAGAAGTCTTTTATGTTTTCCCCAGAAAAAAGGGAGGAGGTTTTGAATATAACGAGGGTAACGAACATGGGGAGGCGTCCCCAGTGCACGGACATGATAAAGGAGCAGGTACACGGAAGGATATAGGTGAACAAGGAGGATTTGGGATCCATGCCAGGAGAGATCTCAACCATAGATTTGAGGTCTGGAAATGGGATGGGCATGTCGATGAGAATGTCAGGAAAGAGCTGGAGATTGATGAGAACCTCCAACTGTAG